One part of the Lycium ferocissimum isolate CSIRO_LF1 chromosome 8, AGI_CSIRO_Lferr_CH_V1, whole genome shotgun sequence genome encodes these proteins:
- the LOC132068696 gene encoding scarecrow-like transcription factor PAT1: MQASQRYSRSAMSDTIYIQPVPKEEACYLPQFQKLDNQLSSINRSEADNYSVQTYSDRYGTLESFSPTGRYAVQNTASAVSFTPNGSPISHQESQSCLSDGHSTSPVSGSCIIDDVNDFRHKLKELETVMLGPDSDILESSDNSLPSCMTSPEIDCWRQMMEAIPRGDLKHVLIACAKAEADGDLLTAQWLISELRQMVSVSGEPIQRLGAYILEGLVARLAASGSSIYRSLRCKEPAGFELLSYMHILHEVCPYFKFGYMSANGAIAEAMKDENRVHIIDFQIAQGSQWVTLIQAFAARPGGPPHIRITGIDDSTSAYARGGGLNIVGKRLSKLAESFKVPFEFHAAAISSSDVQLENLGIRPGEALAVNLAFVLHHMPDESVSTENHRDRLIRLVKSLNPKVVTLVEQESNTNTAAFFPRFLETLNYYTAMFASIDVTLPREHKERINVEQHCLARDIVNIIACEGTQRVERHELLGKWKLRFRMAGFSPYPLSSLVNATIKNLLENYCDKYRLEERDGSLYLGWMNRDLVASCAWM, encoded by the coding sequence ATGCAAGCATCACAGCGATATAGTAGGTCAGCAATGTCTGATACTATTTACATTCAGCCTGTTCCGAAAGAAGAGGCCTGCTATCTTCCTCAGTTTCAAAAGTTAGACAACCAGCTGAGCAGTATTAATCGAAGCGAAGCAGACAACTACTCCGTTCAAACTTATTCTGATCGGTATGGCACGCTGGAGTCCTTCTCACCTACTGGCAGGTATGCTGTTCAGAACACAGCATCAGCTGTCAGTTTCACTCCAAATGGAAGTCCAATTTCCCATCAAGAATCTCAGTCATGCTTATCAGATGGACATTCCACCTCCCCAGTAAGCGGGTCCTGCATCATAGATGACGTGAATGATTTCAGGCACAAGTTAAAAGAATTGGAAACTGTAATGTTGGGACCCGATTCAGACATTCTGGAGAGTTCTGATAATTCCCTGCCGAGCTGTATGACCTCTCCAGAAATTGACTGTTGGAGACAAATGATGGAGGCGATACCTAGAGGGGATTTGAAACATGTGCTTATTGCATGCGCAAAAGCAGAAGCAGATGGTGATTTGCTTACAGCTCAGTGGTTGATATCAGAGTTACGTCAAATGGTGTCAGTATCAGGGGAACCAATTCAGCGACTCGGagcatatatccttgaagggcTTGTAGCAAGGTTAGCAGCATCAGGAAGTTCCATATACAGATCTCTAAGATGCAAAGAACCAGCTGGTTTTGAACTGCTTTCATACATGCATATTCTGCATGAGGTTTGCCCATACTTCAAATTTGGATACATGTCGGCTAATGGTGCCATTGCAGAAGCAATGAAGGATGAAAATAgagttcatataatcgatttcCAAATAGCTCAAGGGAGCCAGTGGGTTACTCTAATCCAAGCGTTTGCAGCTCGGCCTGGAGGTCCACCTCATATCCGCATAACGGGTATTGATGATTCCACATCAGCCTATGCACGTGGAGGAGGACTTAATATTGTTGGCAAGAGGCTTTCTAAGCTTGCTGAGTCCTTCAAGGTGCCTTTCGAGTTTCATGCTGctgccatatctagttctgatgTTCAGCTAGAGAACCTTGGAATTCGACCTGGCGAAGCACTGGCTGTAAATTTGGCATTTGTGTTACATCACATGCCAGACGAAAGTGTGAGCACTGAAAATCACCGGGATAGATTAATACGGCTGGTTAAGAGCTTGAATCCCAAGGTGGTTACCCTTGTTGAGCAAGAATCTAATACAAATACTGCAGCTTTCTTTCCTCGATTCCTTGAAACTTTAAATTACTATACAGCCATGTTTGCATCAATCGATGTGACTCTTCCGAGGGAGCATAAGGAGCGGATCAATGTTGAGCAGCATTGTTTGGCAAGAGACATTGTTAACATCATCGCATGCGAGGGAACTCAGAGGGTGGAGCGGCATGAGCTTCTTGGTAAGTGGAAGTTACGGTTTAGAATGGCTGGTTTCAGCCCATATCCGTTGAGTTCGTTGGTGAATGCTACTATAAAGAATTTGCTAGAAAACTACTGCGATAAATATCGGCTTGAAGAAAGAGATGGATCTTTGTACCTTGGTTGGATGAACAGAGATTTGGTTGCTTCTTGTGCGTGGATGTAG